AAAAAATCCATAAAGAGAATCCAAAGTTGTGGAAGAAATTAGAGAGCGATTGGGAAAATCAATTTTCCCAATTACAAGTAAACGTAAAGGTTGATGCATATTACCGTGAAGCCGGAAAACGAAATAATCCGTTTTGGATGGATATGAAAAAGTAATGTGAAAGGGGGGAAGGTGAATGGAAAAAGCGAAAATAAGTGCAAAACAATTTTTTGCTCTAGTGGTGCTGTTTGAAATGGGCAGTGCTATCCTTGTAGGATTTCCATCACAACTAAAACAGGATGCCTGGATTGCTGTCATACTAGGAATGGTATCCGGGATTGCCTTATTTTTTATCTATTATCACTTATTTTTATATTATCCGGATCTTCCCCTAACAAGCTATGTCCAAAAAATTTTTGGGAAATGGATAGGCAGGATCCTTGCATTTTTCTATATTCTTTATTTTGCTTATATAGCCGCAAGAGTCCTGCGCGATTTTGGTGAATTGTTAACAACAACCATCTATACCAATACCCCGATTTTTTTTCTAATGACATTACTAATGCTGTCAGTTGTTTATGCCATTCTTAAGGGATTTGAGGTGATAGCCAGAGTAGGTGAGCTTTACTTTGGAGTGGTTTATATCATGGCCATTGTTGGGTTTTTTTTGATTATCTTTTCCGGACTGCTTCACCTAGATAATTTAAAACCCATTCTCGAAAATGGATGGAAGCCTGTAATAAAGACTGTACTTAAAGATACGCTTACTTTTCCTTTCGGTGAGATGGTGGTGTTTACCATGTTGCTCCCGTATTTAAAGCAGCCCAAGAAAGCAAAAATCGTATGTATTTCTGGTATGATCTTAAGCGGTATAAATTTTACAATCGCAACTATCATTAATATCGCGACTCTTGGCGTTGCACTGTTTGCCCGTTCACCTTATCCCTTGCTTTCCACCATCAGCAAAATTGAACTTGCCAGTTTTATTGAGCGGCTTGATGTTTTATTTATGCTTTATTTAATGATCGCGGGTTTTATCAAAGTAGCCGTCTTCTTTTATGCTGCAGTCATAGGAACGACTGATCTTTTTCAGCTCAAAGATCATCGGAAAATTAGCTTTCCAATGGGGATTTTAATTTTATTAACGGCAATGATGATTGCTCCAAACTATTCAGAACATATTGAAGAAGGATTAAGAATTGTACCGATTTACTTACATTGGCCTTTTCAGATCATCATACCTTTTTTGCTATTAGTTGTTGCAATCATCCGTCATAAATTTCAACAAAAAAAGGCGGCTGTTTCTTCATAAAAAAACTGCCAAGACCTGCAGGTATGGCAGTTAGTGAATCGTATTGATCGTCGGCTCCTGTGATAAGGGGAACGAAACAGAAACCATTGTTCCATGATGTTTCTGACTTTCAAATTGAATCGTTCCTTTATGTGATTGAACAATTCGGTAGCTTACAGTCAGTCCCAAGCCAGTACCTTTCTCTTTTGAAGAATAAAAGGGTTCTCCCAATCTTTTTAGTCGTTCTTTCGATATTCCGATGCCATTATCCTTTATGGTGATTACTAGTGTGTCCTGATTCTTC
Above is a genomic segment from Neobacillus endophyticus containing:
- a CDS encoding GerAB/ArcD/ProY family transporter, which gives rise to MEKAKISAKQFFALVVLFEMGSAILVGFPSQLKQDAWIAVILGMVSGIALFFIYYHLFLYYPDLPLTSYVQKIFGKWIGRILAFFYILYFAYIAARVLRDFGELLTTTIYTNTPIFFLMTLLMLSVVYAILKGFEVIARVGELYFGVVYIMAIVGFFLIIFSGLLHLDNLKPILENGWKPVIKTVLKDTLTFPFGEMVVFTMLLPYLKQPKKAKIVCISGMILSGINFTIATIINIATLGVALFARSPYPLLSTISKIELASFIERLDVLFMLYLMIAGFIKVAVFFYAAVIGTTDLFQLKDHRKISFPMGILILLTAMMIAPNYSEHIEEGLRIVPIYLHWPFQIIIPFLLLVVAIIRHKFQQKKAAVSS